Within Bacteroidota bacterium, the genomic segment ATTATATTTTTCTTTTTTTAGGCAAAAATTCTTTGCATAGCTATAGCTACGGAAATAATTTTTAACGACAAAAAAGGGAAATAGAAATGATTTATATCGGGTGTTTTGATGTTAATTTGGTATAACATCCATTTTTAATTCAAAGCCCAAGTATAATGAGTAATACAAAGTTTTCTTAGTGCCACTAAATAAACCTAGTTATTCGCTACTTTTACGCCTTATTAAAAGCACAAACCTAACACTTCAATAAACTCAGTGCATTGCGAATTGACTACCTTATTTTATGACAAATCATAACCAGCAACAATTTCTTTAATAATTTCAAGATTTTCAATCTTTTTGGGCTGTCTGAATTTTTTGGAAAAAGAGGTAAAATATTTATGTTTGCCAATAAAAGATATTTGAATATTATTCCATTGTTCTTCACTTTGAATCTTATTAAATGTAATAAGTTCTTTAAATAAAGTATCTCCTATAGGAACAAAATCATCTCTACCAATATAATCAAGGTCTGCATCACAAAGGATTTCTCCCAAATGAGACTTTGGTGATTGAGGAATCATAGTTGCCATTATCAATTCTGAGATTTTATCAATCTGAGCTAAGGAATAATCATATAAAGGAAGAATTTCTCTTGCAAATTCACAAGATACTTCCTCATGGTTTTCATAGGTTTTCAAAAAGCCAACATCATGAAATAAAGCCGCAGTTGATAATAAAAATATTTCTTCATCATCTGTAATTTTCTCAAATTTTGCAATACGCAATGCAGATTCAAGAACATCCAAGCTATGATGAACTCCATGATATGTTAAAGAAGGGTCAAGCTCCTTAACCAACTTATCAATAATATATTTTTTGACTTGCCTGAATTTCATAAGATTATTAAAGTATCCTATTAAAGGACAAAAGTAAAATAATTTTATTTTACTGCGATACTTTTTTTAATAAAACATACATAAATTAAAATATTTTTTTCACACCAAAACCTAATTGCCTGATTTCCTATATGTTAAAAACATACAAAATACTTTTTTTTCATCTTTATAAAACAAATTAAAGAATCATTTTTGGATAGTAACTAGCGTTTTATATAGGAAAGTTTGACTATTGTTTGTTTTTAAATATATTTTTACCACATATAAATTTCTTGTTCTCAAAACGCAGAAGCAATATATCATACTCATTTACTGCATCTAACAAGGCTTAATCATTTTTTTATTTAAACTCTCATTTATATCTTTTTATAAAAATTTTGTTTTTATTTATAAAAATCATTTTTTTTCAATTCAAATTATTACATTTGCGAGGTAAATGTTCTTTAATAAATGTTCTTTTTACATTGATAAATTATTATTTTAAAAATTAATTTTTAGATACAATGAAAAACAAAAAATTATTAAGTTTTATTTTTGCGACTTTATTAATCTCCAGCTCTTTTCTTGCACAATCACAAATTAGAATGCTTTCAGGATTTTTTAAAGGTTCGTATTATGAAATGGCAAATGACATTAAAATTGTAGCAAAAGATATTGTTAATGTTGACACTATTTTTACGGTCGGGGCAAATGGTCAAGATTCAATTGCTTTTAGCAGAAGCAAATCAGAATTTCTTCATATTTTAACATCAAAAGGGAGTTTGCATAACTTTAAAAAACTTTCTAGGGAAGAAAAACCACAAGTTGCTTTTATGCAATATGATGTTTTAATTGAGCAACAGTTAAAAGATATTAAAAAATACAAAAAAAGAACAGATAGTATTCGTGTTCTTATTCCTTTAGGATTTGAAGAAATTCATTTAATTGCATTAAAGGATTCAAAAATCAAAAAAATAAAAGACCTGAAAAAGAAAAAAGTTGCAGTTGGTGAAGCTCAGCAAGGAACTTCTGTAACAGCAGGACTAATTAAAGAAAAACTTGGAGCAGAATGGATTGACGTTCAGGTATCTTTTAAAGATGCATTATTTGCATTACTTAATCATAAAATTGATGCTTTCTTTTTTGTAGGTTCTGCCCCTGTTTCAAAACTCAACGGCTTATCCCCTACTTATCGTAAGCTCAAAATTATTCCAATAAAAGACAAATCTCTTGAAGAAATTTATACCAAGACTACAATACCTGCTAACACTTACCATTGGTTAGATAAAGATGTTGAAACATACGCTGTAAGATTACTACTTGTTTCTGACATTTCAAAAGAAAGCCAAGCAGATGATAAAAACCTTAGAAAACTTCTAACTGACATTCAAAATAACATTGGTAAACTACAAGAAGAAGGTCATCCAAATTGGAAAAAAGTTGACTTTAATTTTAGTGATATTCAATGGCAAGTTCATGATGTCGCAAAAAAAGTATTTGGTTTATAATTTATTAGAACCTCCTAAAAAAAACCTGTCAATTATGGCAGGTTTTTTTTTGCCCAAAAATCAATATAAAAATATTTCATATATTTGTAAAAAATACAATCAAATATGACAAATATAAAACTCAACATTAAGGGAAGTAACAAATTTGTTTTTGCAAAAGAGATTGAAAAAATTCAATCCAAGATTATGGATTGTCAAAATACAGTATTAAATAAATCCGGGAAAGGAAAAGAATTTCTTGGTTGGGTAAACCTCCCATCAAAAACTGAAAAGAAACTCCTTGATGAAATTATTTCAACAGCAAACAAAATAAAAAACAAAGCAGAAATATTTGTTGTTATTGGAATTGGAGGTTCTTACCTCGGTGCAAGGTCAGTAATTGAAGCACTCAAAAATAATTTTGATCATTTACTGAAACAAAGAGAAAATCCTTTAGTTATTTATGCCGGTCAAAATATTAGTGAAGATTACTTGTCAGAGCTTTTAAAAATTCTTGACAAACACGATTATGCACTTACAATAATTTCAAAATCCGGAACCACTACCGAACCAGCAATTGCATTTAGGATTTTAAAAAAACATATTGAAAATAAATATGGAAAAGAAGATGCAAGAAACAGAATAATTGCAATTACTGATAGTTCAAAAGGAGCTTTAAAACAACTTGCCGACAAAGAAAATTACAAAACATTTGTTATCCCCGATGATGTTGGAGGAAGGTATTCGGTTCTCACTCCTGTTGGCTTACTTCCTATTGCTGTTGCAGGTTTTGATATAAAAAAAATAATGGAAGGTGCCAAACTGATGGAAGAGTTTAATTTAAACAACAATAAATTAGATGAAAATCCTATTTTACTTTATGCAGCTATTCGCAATATCCTTTATTTAAAAGGAAAGGCTATTGAAATCCTAATTAATTATGAACCAAAACTTGCATTTTTTACAGAATGGTGGAAACAACTTTTTGGCGAAAGTGAAGGCAAAGAAAATAAAGGTATTTTTCCTGCAGGAGCAAATTTCACAACCGATTTACACTCTCTAGGTCAATTCATTCAAGAAGGCAGTCCTAACATCTTTGAAACAACTATTTTTGTTGACAAGCCAGAAAATGAACTCAAAATTCCAGAAAGCAAAGAAAATTTAGATAAGCTGAATTACCTTAGCGGAAAAAATATTAATGAAATAAACGAAAAAGCATTTCAAGGAACTTATATGGCACACGTTGATGGAAATGTAGCAAATATAGTGATTTCAATTCCACAAATCAATGAAAATATACTAGGTCAACTTATTTACTTTTTTGAAATGGCTTGTGCAGTAAGCGGATATTACTTAAAAGTTAATCCATTTGACCAACCGGGAGTTGAAAAATATAAAAAGAATATGTTTAAATTACTTGGGAAACACTAATACTAAACCGCTATTAAGATGCTGATTAAGAAAATAAATTATTTTTGTTTTGTTTTTCTTCACAAAATTCTTGCATAGCCATAGCTACGGAATAATTTTTTGAAGAAAAACAGGGCGAAAAGAAATGTTTTAATTTCAGTATCTTGATGGTGGTTTAGTATAAGCTAATAACTCTTAAGAAAACACTCAAAATTAATCCCGATTTTTATAGTGTCATATCAAGTCTGAAATGCTAGTATTTTTTGCTTTTTGCAAAACAAAAATAATAATTCTCAAAAAAATTTTGAAATAGCATATCCAATGTCTTAAATTTGATGATGATAAAAAAGTGAAATTGTTATTTTTAAATTTTTCCAGAAAATAATGTGGATATGTAGAACAAGTAAAATTTCATTTAATAGAACAGAACATTAGTTTTGAATAAATAAAAAAATTGATAAATAAAATGAGTAAAGGAAGAATATTAGTAACAGGAGGAACAGGATACATAGGTTCACACACAGTAGTAGAATTACAAAATGCCGGCTATGAAGTAGTAATTATAGATAATCTCAGCAATTCCTACAGTTGGATTATTGACAGCATCACAAAAATCACAAAAATAAAACCTGAATTTCACGAAATTGATCTTTGCAACGGAAAAGATGTAAACGATTTTTTTAATAAAAACAAAGATATTGATGGGATTATTCACTTTGCAGCATTCAAAGCTGTTGGTGAATCAGTTGAAAACCCAAACAAATATTATTACAACAATCTTGTTTCGCTCATGCATATCCTACAAAACATGCAAAAGCACAAACTCAGCAACCTTGTATTTTCATCTTCATGCACTGTTTATGGTGAACCCGAAAAGGTTCCTATTTCTGAAGAAGCACCTATTGTAAAAGCCGAATCACCTTATGGAAACACTAAGCAAATAAGTGAAGAAATTATTTTTGACAACACTAAAATTTCTGAAATATCAGCAGTTGCTTTAAGATATTTTAATCCTGTTGGTGCACATGAATCAAATTTAATAGGAGAACTACCCCTTAACAAGCCACAAAGCCTTATGCCTGTGTTAACACAAACATGTATTGGAAAACAGGAGAAATTATTTGTTCATGGCAATGATTATCCTACTCCGGACGGCACAGCAATACGTGATTATTTTCATGTTTCCGACCTTGCAATAGCTCATGTAAAAGCAATAAGTTATATGCAGGAAAAAAGAAATAAAGACAAATTCACATTTATAAATCTTGGTTCAGAAAAAGGATACTCAGTGTTAGAAGTTATTGAAGAGTTTGAAAAAATAAATAATGTAAAACTAAATTACGAAATGGGACCAAGGCGAGCAGGTGATGTAATTCGTGTATATGCCGATTCATCAAAAGCACTGAAAGAATTAGGATGGAAAGCAGAAAAATCACTTTCAGAAATGGTAAGAACAGCTTGGAAATGGGAGCAATCTTTAAAAGACAATAAAATTTAAAATCAATTTTAATAAAAAAATATCATGAAAGAAAAAATATTAGCAGTTGATGATGAGGCGGTTATTAGAAAATTATTAGAAAATTTTCTTAAAAAAAAATATGATGTTACAACAATGTCGAATGGAAAAAACGCACTTGATTGGATACAAAATGGAAACATCCCCGATATGATAATATGTGATGTGAATATGCCCGAAATGGATGGAGAAGAATTTGTGAAAAATGTACGTGCCGGAGAACTTTTCAAATACATTCCTTTTTTAATGTTATCGGGTGATGAAGAAAGTAAAACAAGAATAAAATTTTTTAAACTAGGAGTTAAAAATTTTATTACAAAGCCCTTTAACCCTGAAGAGCTTAACGTTCTTATTGAACTCATCCTAAAAAACGAATAAATACTATTTTTATGGAAAATGTTAAAAATAAATTAAAAAAACGAATATTATACATTGGTAATGACGAAAAGACAATTGACTTAATAAAAGGATCCGATATATTTGAAACAATAATCCACAAAAATGGATTTACTGCTGACAAATGGCTTAAGCATAACCCCACCATAGATCTTATTTTATGTGAAAATTATATTCCCGGAGTAAATGGAATTAACTTTTATCAATATCTTAAAGCTAATAACATTCATAATACTACTCCATTTATACTTTATTCAAAATTGTTTAATGCAAAATTAATTAACAAAACAAAAAAATACAATATTGATGATTTATTTACGATGCCCTTAAACACTAATAATCTTTATATCCGTACTAAATTTTTATCACAATACAGAAAAAAACATCCGAGAAATTTGGATTATACAATTCAAAAAGAGAAAAACATAGAAATTGCAAAACACAAATTAATTACAAAACGTATTTTTGATATTGGATTTTCATTAATTGCTTTACTTTTACTTTCGCCATTGCTTTTACTAACAGTAATTGCCATACGCTTAGAATCAAAAGGTAAAGTTTATTACATTTCAAAACGAGTTGGACAAAAGCCATTTGGATTTATAAAATTTCGTTCAATGTTTCAAGGTGCTGATAAAATGATTAAAGACTTAGCACATCTTAATCAATATGCAAAAGATACAGACAAAACAGAAATTGATTTTAACAATAAGTGTGAGGATTGTGCAAAATTACCTAAAGGAATATATTGCTCCCCACTTTTAGAAGTTGGAGATAATAAAATTTGTGAAAAAGATTATTTAAGACAGAGAAAAGAAATTGCTGGTCCTTCATTTTTAAAAATAAAAAATGACCCGAGAATTACTAAAGTTGGAAGAATAATAAGAAAATTAAGCATTGATGAATTACCACAACTCATTAATGTTTTAAAAGGAGACATGTCAATTGTAGGAAACCGACCTTTACCACAAGATAGTGAGGCAAAAAACTTGACAGCAGATGCTTTTGGTGATAGATTTATAACACCTGCCGGCATTACAGGGCTGTGGCAAGTTAGCAAAAGAGGTAGTGATAATATGTCGGAAGAAGAAAGATTTGGATTAGACAAAAAATATACAAAAATATTTATTGATAAAAAATATCCTATATTTTATGATATTGGACTAATAATTAAAACTTTTACAACATTCATCCAACATGAAGATGTTTAAAAATTTTTAAACAATGAAAAAACAACTACTGGTATTTTTATTTCTGATTTTTGTAAGCAACATTGTTTTGTCTCAAGGAAATTTTAATATTTACAAATTTAATCCAAGGACTCAAAACATCAAACAATATCTTCCACCTTTGGGAGTGTTAATTGATTCAGCAATAAAAAATAATCCGCGAATAAAATTTTGGCAAGCAGATATTGAAGTAGGTCAATCAAATATTCGCTCAGCAAGAAGGCAATGGACAAGACATATTGGAATTTCATCCGATATCAGATATGGTAATTATGATAATCTTTCAATGGGTGGAACAGCAGGAACTACACCAGTCCCAATATATTATTCCAAACAAGAAACAAGATACGGTGTTGGTATGTTTATGAAATATCCTTTTTTTGATTTACTCAATAGAAGAAGTGATATAAAATTAGCAGAATATGAAAAATTACAAGCTACTTATAACAAACAAAATGAAATTAATAATGTAAGAGAAGAAGTAATAATACAATTTAATAATCTGTTATTGAAACAAAAGAAACTCACAATACAAACTAGCTACATGGAAACCAGCAATCTGAATCTTATGATGGCAGAAAGAAAATTTAAAAATGGATTAATTCAATTAACAGAAATGGCAAGGTT encodes:
- a CDS encoding glucose-6-phosphate isomerase, which codes for MTNIKLNIKGSNKFVFAKEIEKIQSKIMDCQNTVLNKSGKGKEFLGWVNLPSKTEKKLLDEIISTANKIKNKAEIFVVIGIGGSYLGARSVIEALKNNFDHLLKQRENPLVIYAGQNISEDYLSELLKILDKHDYALTIISKSGTTTEPAIAFRILKKHIENKYGKEDARNRIIAITDSSKGALKQLADKENYKTFVIPDDVGGRYSVLTPVGLLPIAVAGFDIKKIMEGAKLMEEFNLNNNKLDENPILLYAAIRNILYLKGKAIEILINYEPKLAFFTEWWKQLFGESEGKENKGIFPAGANFTTDLHSLGQFIQEGSPNIFETTIFVDKPENELKIPESKENLDKLNYLSGKNINEINEKAFQGTYMAHVDGNVANIVISIPQINENILGQLIYFFEMACAVSGYYLKVNPFDQPGVEKYKKNMFKLLGKH
- a CDS encoding TolC family protein yields the protein MKKQLLVFLFLIFVSNIVLSQGNFNIYKFNPRTQNIKQYLPPLGVLIDSAIKNNPRIKFWQADIEVGQSNIRSARRQWTRHIGISSDIRYGNYDNLSMGGTAGTTPVPIYYSKQETRYGVGMFMKYPFFDLLNRRSDIKLAEYEKLQATYNKQNEINNVREEVIIQFNNLLLKQKKLTIQTSYMETSNLNLMMAERKFKNGLIQLTEMARLTEINSRSKLAFEDAKTDFVVSFLILQEIVGFKF
- a CDS encoding TAXI family TRAP transporter solute-binding subunit, yielding MKNKKLLSFIFATLLISSSFLAQSQIRMLSGFFKGSYYEMANDIKIVAKDIVNVDTIFTVGANGQDSIAFSRSKSEFLHILTSKGSLHNFKKLSREEKPQVAFMQYDVLIEQQLKDIKKYKKRTDSIRVLIPLGFEEIHLIALKDSKIKKIKDLKKKKVAVGEAQQGTSVTAGLIKEKLGAEWIDVQVSFKDALFALLNHKIDAFFFVGSAPVSKLNGLSPTYRKLKIIPIKDKSLEEIYTKTTIPANTYHWLDKDVETYAVRLLLVSDISKESQADDKNLRKLLTDIQNNIGKLQEEGHPNWKKVDFNFSDIQWQVHDVAKKVFGL
- a CDS encoding HD domain-containing protein — protein: MKFRQVKKYIIDKLVKELDPSLTYHGVHHSLDVLESALRIAKFEKITDDEEIFLLSTAALFHDVGFLKTYENHEEVSCEFAREILPLYDYSLAQIDKISELIMATMIPQSPKSHLGEILCDADLDYIGRDDFVPIGDTLFKELITFNKIQSEEQWNNIQISFIGKHKYFTSFSKKFRQPKKIENLEIIKEIVAGYDLS
- a CDS encoding response regulator; the protein is MKEKILAVDDEAVIRKLLENFLKKKYDVTTMSNGKNALDWIQNGNIPDMIICDVNMPEMDGEEFVKNVRAGELFKYIPFLMLSGDEESKTRIKFFKLGVKNFITKPFNPEELNVLIELILKNE
- a CDS encoding sugar transferase; protein product: MENVKNKLKKRILYIGNDEKTIDLIKGSDIFETIIHKNGFTADKWLKHNPTIDLILCENYIPGVNGINFYQYLKANNIHNTTPFILYSKLFNAKLINKTKKYNIDDLFTMPLNTNNLYIRTKFLSQYRKKHPRNLDYTIQKEKNIEIAKHKLITKRIFDIGFSLIALLLLSPLLLLTVIAIRLESKGKVYYISKRVGQKPFGFIKFRSMFQGADKMIKDLAHLNQYAKDTDKTEIDFNNKCEDCAKLPKGIYCSPLLEVGDNKICEKDYLRQRKEIAGPSFLKIKNDPRITKVGRIIRKLSIDELPQLINVLKGDMSIVGNRPLPQDSEAKNLTADAFGDRFITPAGITGLWQVSKRGSDNMSEEERFGLDKKYTKIFIDKKYPIFYDIGLIIKTFTTFIQHEDV
- the galE gene encoding UDP-glucose 4-epimerase GalE, which encodes MSKGRILVTGGTGYIGSHTVVELQNAGYEVVIIDNLSNSYSWIIDSITKITKIKPEFHEIDLCNGKDVNDFFNKNKDIDGIIHFAAFKAVGESVENPNKYYYNNLVSLMHILQNMQKHKLSNLVFSSSCTVYGEPEKVPISEEAPIVKAESPYGNTKQISEEIIFDNTKISEISAVALRYFNPVGAHESNLIGELPLNKPQSLMPVLTQTCIGKQEKLFVHGNDYPTPDGTAIRDYFHVSDLAIAHVKAISYMQEKRNKDKFTFINLGSEKGYSVLEVIEEFEKINNVKLNYEMGPRRAGDVIRVYADSSKALKELGWKAEKSLSEMVRTAWKWEQSLKDNKI